catgctattatgtcacgtttattactgcacgttgcatttcatgttgagccgtatctccttcgagatagcctttactgttgagctgtatctctttcgagataagctatatatatatcttgtggggccgctcagccctgtcttgtcttgtggacgcatggacaccgagagtacacagtggccgacgggtcgggagggcttcggtgatccgggacattttaggtccacgtctgttcttgcagtggatgcagtgacccagaggtaggaccgcgcggcactatccacttggcgcctctagactgagcattttgagatcttttgtgactcctgtttcttgactaccctggtatcatatcatagcatgtgcatttcatataggtttgtatactcatgcttttgtactgggcgttcttatcgctcacgtcctcggttttgtttatcttggacaccccattcccacggggcaggcctcaggttggacagctcgggaagagcaggaggaggacagtgagtatctggttggtttagttttcagtactattctttttcgatatggttgtaccgaatatattttgagttgttctgatttcgattgggttgtataactatcatttgttggtattttccgctgttatctctgattattattaattaagttagttgcatgcttagttctcaactagtaggtgattctggaacgggtcactacatcttCGCTCCCAAACCAAAAGCCGCACAAAATCAGTGATTTCCCGTTTCTCCTCTTCTTCAATTTCAGAAAATTTGTCAAAACGTGATGAGCCAGTGGCATGCCAGCATGATGTCTCTTATCCAGAGGGATATTTGCCTCGGAAAGCTTTGAATACAGGTTCGATAGACATAGAAAACTCGAAGCCTGCCAAAGATTTCCCGTATACGGTATACCCTCGACCCTTTTCAGTTGGAATCAATCAAATGTTTAGACAATGGAGAATCTGTCATGGTATTGTTTTCTTTAAATTACTGGAAATTAGAtagattgatgttaatattttgtTCCAGTGCTAGATTTTGTTCAAAAAAATCTAATCGAAAATTTCAGAACCTTCGAAGTCAATTATATGATCGTCAATGCCGGATCCACGAAGAGTGAATTATCGGTGATGGTAGACCGCCGCAACATACGATTTGTTTGGATCTGAACTTGGATGATGTTCAAAGGAAACGGTTGTTATGGTGGATTATGGGCACGAGGAAGAGGGCAATGTCTCCTGAAGGTGAGGTATACATTTGTAAACGTACTGAAAGGTAAAAACGGTTTGCTGTCTACTTCTCCGTCAGCGGACTTTTCTTCTTTCGCGTATTCTCCATGACTCATATCCTTCCATGATTTTTCTCCCTTTTTCCAAGAATTCAACGTTTTTTCTTGCATATTATTCCCCAAGTTTTTCGCTCTGTATGATTTGGATCTGTTGGTTTTCTTGCTTCAATGATAAAagatttgattaaaaaaactAATATGGTTTTGAAGGTGATTCGCATACGTTTGTGCTGAACCGGTGTTTACTTTTCATTTTTTGAGTATTTGTTCATCTGGGAATTCAattaatcttgatttaatttgtggaatcttttactatttttttgtttttttgggtATTTTCTTAACTGGGTTTCACGTGGGAACCAAAGAGACCGTGATAGAGAAAGGGCTCAAGCTCGGGGTACTGGTAAAGGCAAGCAAAAAGATGACGGGTTGACACCTGAACAGCGCCGCGAaaggtatttttattttctatgatttttaaaaatttcaagattcgattttttttttcatagaaGGTTAGATGTTTTGATTATGGTCTGAGTTTCCACCATACTTTAtttttatagtttttgtttAGTTTTAGGTTCATTAAGCATTGAGAGTGGAATTTTATTCCAATTATGGAGTGATTTGGtcagttttgattttttttattccaCCATGTCTTTTTTATGTAAGTTGACTCTGTCAGTGTTTGAAATTGGCTCTGTAATCATGTATTTGGAAATCTTAATGTAATGCTCTCCAGTTTGTGTGCCTttgttaattaaatataaacaatcCGAATTTTGTATGTAAAGCAGAGCCTCCAAGAATACACTAAGCCATCATACCATTTTATAATCGATGTTTTGTCTCTATTTTCACTCCATGATCCTTCAatgtatttttttgttgttttgaagaACTTATTTAATCATTTAGTAGAGGTTATACTTCACATTAGTTttgataaattattatttcataGCAATATGTATTTATAATGTATCTGTGTGTGTTTACATAGGGACGCAAAGGCGCTTCAAGAAAAAGCAGCAAAAAAGGCGGGTCAGGCAGCATCAGGAGGTGGTGATACTGGAGGTAATAGCAACAAGAAATAGGATGCATCCTCTATTGATAACTTCCCCAATTTAATGtttgatgctatgtcattgttatCCTTTCTCAATAAGATTGTAAGAGCCGAATTTATACAGTTATTATATGAAAGATAATGGGTTGTTGGGAAACATTGTCTCTTTCCTATCTCGGTGAATTCACTTTTTTTTTAGTTTCTAAGATGATTTTGATATTTTGTTTGACGTAAGTCGAAGGAGTTTGATATCTTCATTAAGAGTGTGATTTATAAATTTGACAGTCAGTGTTAACTTTTCTGCTGAAAATATATGTGATATCTTCATTAAGAGTTTGATTTATAAATTTGACAGTCAGTGTTAACTTTTCTGCTGAAAGTATATATCTTCATCAAGAGTGTCATTTATAAATTTGACAGTCAGTGTTGTTAACTTTTCTGCTGAAAGTATATGTATTACGTTCTATTCAGCTGTTGGCTCGCAGTGTTTGTAAATTATACGAGAACATCTGGCCATTTATGAGATACAATATGGAATGCTTGATGAAAAGATCTAGCAGAGTTCTCATGTCAAAATCTGAACTTTTAATgatatatcatattttttagacaattttttgaatatttgtttatttattttacgttgAAGTTCACATTAGATGATATTAAGGCTTCAAAAAATATGATTTCTTTATGATCAACACTTATATCATGTGAGGTAACaaattgattttgaaatatttatttaagttttggAATCTCTTGCTTTTTATGGATCAAGCACAAATTTTTTTACAGTCATGGTGTGGTAAACTCATGAAAGTTTAATATATCTGCTTCATATATTCATaacacacgcaacgcgtgtgtcTCGGTGGCTAGTAATAATAATCCTTAGGCGGTGAATGGGAACTTTGTGTTAAATTACCTTAACACCCTCGGAAACATAATAGAAACTAAATACAAAAGTTCACAACAAAGCAAATCTTTCGTTCCTCATTGGCCACGGCCCTCCATGTTTCCATTTTTACCCCTCAAACACCCTCTATATAAATCATGTACATGTCCCCCAACTCCAAGAACAAGAGAAAACCCAGATGGAATTGAACCTCACAAAGCCGGAAATGGAAGCCGTTTTGCAGTTGATCAATCTCAGAACCAATACCTCCGGTGATTTTCGTTTCTTTTTGGTCAATTATCCGGGAGAAAACAATGAAGAAGAGAAGGGTTTTGATGAAGCTTTGCCCCGAAGAAACACAAGGTTCAGGTCAATTGCTGATATATACAAACAGACTGAGCCTTTGATCGAGAATCATGCTCGTAAAAGGGCAAGGATTTGAATTTTAAAGGGTGCCCACAAAATCTTTTGGGGGCAAGAATAATTAGTTCGAGTTTCTTTTAATTATGTCATATGCACACTTTAAGAATATGTAAATTTCATTTCTGCACTATATAATATGTACCCACTTTTTTGGAGTATAATTGTGTTATCATTTGCacagtttctttctttctttctttctttctttctgtctgTCTCTGCAGAACGATGATCATTCGTTTATTTTCACGAAGTTTTTGGAAGGGGGATTGAATCATGAAATGCTAATCAAATTCAATCCATGCAGTACAGGAGCAGTGCACGTTATAGTTTTTGTGTGTGTATCTTTGGAGAAGAAAATGTTGTAGCGAATACATTCTTTGACAGAAGACAATACGATGTTCTCATAGAAAATATATGATTGCTATGTACATGAATAGTCGAAATATATAGGTTGAATAAATGAGGAATTCGATCTAGTTTTAAATTACAGAAATATAGCTTGATCTTCGTATAAGCTGCTTTATCCGAGACGTTGTTCCCCtctcatgtatatatttttgtcTTCAATAATAAGAGGCCCATCTTGTGTATGACGGCTCTTGGAACACATGCCCGCCCGAGCCATGCTTTTGAAAAAAACCAGCGTCACAAACTGTGGCTATAACAGTTCAAGAATGTCGGTATTTTAATATCAACTCTAATGCTTGAGTTTGGATTCGAGAGGAACTCTATGTTGAAATATTCattacaaatattttattatatatattgtgCCAATTAATGATTGGCCCATCCGAAGTAAATTTGGTCAAATCCTTTAATAAAAATGTAATTGGTAAGTTTGTTTCTCTTTGTAATTTTGGTAAATTTTCGTACTTTTTTAGTAATTTTTCTGATATGATGTTAATTTGACGTCGATAAGATTCATAAATAATACGTTGTCAGGATTAAAACTCAATTTAGATCGCAAATCAAAACATATAGCTAGTTTTAGCAAATATTTTCAAGAATGTTAGCTGCACACGAAGTGAAGTGAGACCAAGAATCCGAAATCTGGCTCCGACATCACCCACGAACCATAATGCGACCCGGTCGTTCAGTGAAGCTTCGCTGAGAATATCAGCGGCGTTGGCTTGGATCAAGTGGGCGCTGCGGCCGAGGGGAATACCGAAGGTGAACCGGAACTCTTCGTAATTGATTCCCACGCACCTTGTTGTCGTAAAACCATTTGGTAGGAGTTTTTGTGATATAATAATTTCTTTCGATCCCAATATGGGTTAAAAGAATATAATAAAAGTTTTGATTAGttgataataaaatattttttctgaaTAAATTATTATCTATACACAAGATAATTACGAAGTTTTTTTTCCAGCATAATGGATTTATTAAAACAATGGAGACTTTTCATTAGGCACAGGCTTAATCCAAGCCCAAAATGAATTACCGTTGCTCCCTAATGTGTACGTCGGcccaaaatattattaaaaaactttaaaaattataattgcaATTATTcaatttagattagaaattttgaatttagaaaTGTTCTCCAAGTATAGTTTCTAAAGAAAATTTgagatatgtttttttttatgtttttagaataaaaaaaatgCGGGTTAAACGAATAATTAAAAGCTTTTTATAAAATATCTGTCCAAAtagatttttaattaattttaactaTAAAATCGTTTTTCTCAATAGTTGTCCAAACTCCAAATACCTTTAATTTTCAACTGTAAAAAAGTTGTTTTGTTGAATAGTATTATAAACAAACGTGCtttccaagttttaaaacattttataaaaaaattgtacaaaatataaaaatatcttATAAGTACATGTCCACACAAAGTCTAAACATAACCAATTTTACGTGTTGAACTGAATTAGACCACTTTATTAtaaataggtctcttgtgagacggtcacgAATCTTTAAATGTAAGAcgtgtcaatcctaccgatattcacaataaaaagtaatattcttagcataaaaagtaatatttttcatgaatgacccaaataagatatatgtctcacaaaatacgactcatgagaccgtctcacacaagtttttgacatTTATTAATATCTTATAATTACTGGAGTAATgattaatttattttcaattaaaaTTCGTCCACTTCCATATGTGAATAATAATCAAATTTAGGGGCGACAACTACTATTGGATAAATAATTTATCATTATTTGTAATCACTTTTTCGTTATAATGACTGAAATGACCATTACGCCCTTGCGTAAGGATAATAACATTATCATTTATCCATATAATTCATTGTTTAATCAATCAAATCgaacataatattattattctataatatagttttctacATACTATCCAATTTATTTATCGATATAAATTCATCAATCGAAGTAAAGCTACGTGCCTAATTTCTAGAAATATATAATGTGTATATGATTCAAATTAAATCGTTACATAGGAAACACGACTGTTTGGCGCCGTGCTATGCCTATCCATACCGTCCTAAACCAAGTGTTTGAACCATCATTTATATATTCCCACTTAAATAACATTAATTGGACcagaaataatataattatcagCTTAATTGAAATTAGTTATCGATCAAATTCCATatcctttaattatttaattagtatatacTAAAACAAATTAATAACTCACCAAAACAACCTATGTTTTTCCTAGACCATATATGCAAATAACTATATTTAATTCACATATATGTGAATTAAATATAGAATATTCAACTGAGTATCGATCTttgcattaaaaaaaatggaaataaattattaattcggttcaatataataatatatataattaagtgATTATAAAAAAtggaaataaattaaattttatataactAAAACAATTAACTTTCAAATCCATATTTCCTTGGGAAGATGactaaaaaaataattgaacaAACTCTTTAATCCTTCgagttcttgaagttttacaACAGTCAAGGCTTCACATGGAACCTTCATATATCTGACAAAACAAAAGTAAaatcacataaaaaaaaattagtaattttaatttttcactCTAGCTAACAAAGTGCGTGTGTTATATAATTGATTATCACATGATCTACGTACGACAACTAAACCTTGTCTATGTTGAGCCTGCCCTTCGACGCTGGTCCCAAATCCACTAGTTTTTCTTCAGACCAATGCTCCCAACAAATCTAAGCTTCTTTTATGAAGTGTTGCTTGATTCTAGAACCCAAGTGTTTTTCTTGGGGCTACCGCTGCCGCCGTCGCTTTTGTCCCCATGTCGATGAACTAAAGGATCGGGTGGTGTGGACTGACTCATTGCTTGGCTTTCTTTATTAATGAGTGAGGATATGGCTGCTGCAACAGCAACCCTAAACTTCGGATCAGCGGCAATCGCACTCACATTTTCAGCCAGCGAAGATTTGTTAGCCACCTCATATGTTTTGGACCCCATTTCGTCTACTAACTTATTCGGGTTCGAAAAGTACTGGTTCATCAGTGTATTCCCATTGAAGTTACCTTGTTTTGGCATCCAAGAATAGCCTAGCTGTGCCATGGGATTTGAAGAACTGGCATTGTTTGTGAGATCAAGAACAATGCCCTTGTTAGGGTCAAGAAAATTATTGTTCATGGATCTAATTAGGTTTGGGTTGTTATAAGGAGATGAGGGGTTTATTAGATGAGGGTTTGTGAGGTTGGGGAACTGGTAATGCACTTGGTCGTTGAAAGGCGATGATAGAACCGATGCATCGGAGAATGGGTTACTTGGATCTAATAACATGAAAGAAGCAGCTGCGGCCGATGCTGTCGATGCCATTGCCGTTGCACCTACAGGAAGTGGATGATTGTGTGTTCCTTCGTACGTCGTGATCAGTATCGACATGTCTTCCAAACACCTTTGGACCTAATCACATTCAAGATTAATATTCAAAAAGTTAAATTGTGATCGATCAATATATATGTCGAAAAATCGACAAGTGGATTAGCTATAACTTCTTAGCATACCTGTTTTCTTACTGGACATCCGGGTGATACAGTGCAACGATAATATGCTCGAGGGCAAGGGTTCCCTTTCGATATTTTTTGCCCATATTTTCTCCATTGACATCCATCGTTCATCTAATACATTTCAAACCAAATTTATACCAATCAGTTACATTCTATCAGTTTATTAAATATACACATAACCAATTAATGTGTAATAACAGAACCAAAATTTTCACGAGAAAGTAAAAGAATCTAAAGTTTAGATATAATAGGCtgggaaaaaaataatttaaaaaatggaAAGAGAcgattaaaatttcatgaatataTACTTACATAAGAacgtacatatatataaaacttATGATCAATTCAACCAGATAACAGAACTTCGAACTCACCGTGGCTGATTCACATCTTGCTCTAACAGAAACCCTAGCTCTTTTATTAGGTGGTAAATTGATATTGCTCATAATTCCAGGCAAGCTGTTGCTTTGTACTTGACCTTGCGTCGTCCTAACTCCCGTGTTATCTTCTCTATTTCCTTTTCTTTCAACTTCTTCTCCGAACTCGTGTTTGCTAGAATCAACCTTGATCCTTAATGACAACCCTAATTCGTCGCTTTCTTTAGCATCATCGTCTTCTCTTGAAGAAGATAAAATCGATTGGTtgctcattatatcaacaattcTTGGGCTTCTGTTCGAATCCTCATTCGGGTCTTCGTTGTTGTTTCCATTGAGTGATAGAATTAACTTTGGATCCTACGTACATATTTGATTTTAGTACAAAGttcaacaacatataatatatatatacataatggtaaaattaaattaatctgATCACCTTTTTCTGATTATTTTGTTGTACAATAGCAAATTTGGATTGCAGATCGCTGTAATCTTTCAGTGTTCTCTCCACAGCTTCCTTCAATTTCTTGTTCTCCCCCTTCAAGCGATTCATCTGCTTCTGCAAACTTGACAGCTGGGGAAAGTTTACAGTTTCAATTTTATATATCCATATCTTCCAGTTATTATTTCATTTCAAGAGAAGCAGAATTTGTATATGGATGATATATAGAGGTGTACAAATTAAACTACACATATAAAACAAATTACGGGAAAATAAAAGTTGAGtcatcaaataaaaatattttcaagattCAATTGATCTATTTCTAAAATATAGATTTTACATTAGATGTGTTCAATACATTTTCCAAATGAATTTCCGTCCATCGAGAATCCATTCTCATACCTTCTTTGTAAGAAATTAATATACATGTATgtatgtgtctatatatatatatacatgtatgtatgtatctatatatatatatacatacatacatgtaTATAGTAGCTAGGAACTATGAAGTCGATATTATTTCAGTACCTCATCTGTAATAAAACCCTTATCAGCACCCTCTTGAAGATGGCGATCTTCGGCTTCTCGTAGCTTCGATTCGTCGACTTCTGAAATCGGGATGTCTTGTTCTTGTGAGTCTAATAACTTGAGGGACAGATCAATCTCCATGGATTCACTTTCTTCTTCTGCTCTTGccgtataatatataaataaataatatatattgcaAAATTTCTACTGTTGTTTCTTATAGCTGGCTAGATAAAAATGGTTTTTTCTTAGGCACCAAAGTCAATTCCCTCGTCTGAAATTAAACGAAGGAGGAGGCAGCTGCAGCAGTACTATAGTAGTATAATTAGAGATGTAATTAAGGACGCATCTAAGTTTTGACTTTTATCTTTGAATTCTTAATTAATATTGGATTAATTAATACTAAACTAACGGGATAATCTTATTAATAATCAATTAAAGTATTTTACAGTCTTTGTGAAATGACAAGAAAGTCCTTTAATTAACTAAAAGGGCAGATCCAATATATTATTAATTGTTTTACCAACAATATATAAAAACTTCACagacatatttatattatttttaaaaaaaataaactgtgAAAATAGTACGTACCAAGAAAAAGTTGAGAGTTCAGTCCACGGACCATTTATTAACTCGACGCATTCATTTTTTTTCCCATTTtatcttattttttaaaagatttaaacatGCTGACCAAgttcattattatttttgtcttgtatatttttttatttgtaattttgatcatctatatttttattattgccTTTGTTGTTAATAAAGCAGCACCAAGCTTAATATTTGaggatattttttctttttagtattattcaattattatttgaaaatggtTGAAAAACTAGCTAGTCTAGAGGTCGTTTGAACAAGCCTGAATGTCAAATAGGTTCGAGGATCCCCAAATGAGTTAAACCTTCTCTTTTCAAAActttataaaattcaaaatagaaATAATTCCTTCTCTggctttataaaaaaaaatcatgtatgCTTATTTATATGTGCTTGTCTTTTTATACGTATATATGAAATTTTGGGAGCCTCGTAGATGCTGCAAGATTTTCACATAAACATCTTGTGAAATATCACATCATTCGTCTTCTCACACACATTTTTAGATTTCGAGATACATACTTTATTAAATACTTCCACGATGTTCATATTAATATCTTGTGACGCTCATTATTtcaacatatcaaaattatatatatatataattattataatcgaGCTTACTTATGgtatcaattatatatatacatatataaaaatattttgaaatagagAGAGGTGACATGATCTTATAATAGAATAAGAAAACCTAAAAATTGAAAGAGGGACCTTGCTTGTGATCAGATCTAGAAAATGTCAACTGGAAGACCTCCACTCCTCCCTATTGCGAATCTATTTATTCATATCTTATTCTTCGATTTTTCCACCACTTCGTCCCATGTTGTAACTTATACGAATTTGATTCTTATTATTAATTAGCTTCCTATTATTTTAATACatgataattatatttatattttttgtgaCAAATTAATAATAAAGTTAGTGTTCATTCATTGCCACACGTCAATGGTGGGTGTCAAAAATaatctttaattttattttattttattttttctactTTCTTTACAGAGTTTAATTAATTGCCACACGTCAACGGTTTaccttatttatttttcttcgaACTTTTagaaagttaaaattattattaaaaaaaatgttaatgCTGTCTTAATTTTTTCTTCTCCCTATTTTTAATAACAGAGAGGTTTCTCGTCCCAAACTTTGAATTAATTTGATATCGGATGAAGTGTAAGTAGTCGATTTGTGTTGTTTAGTCGACTAAAGATAAAGTGGATGATACAACTTTAGAAGTTCAACGGAGTCTTGCATCGACCAGGTTTCACAAGCTGGGATACACATtaaattaactaataaaatacgCATCGATCCATATTGTGCGTGCATAATGTTTACAAATCACATGGTTTGTAGTTCATCTGACaccaaaatctcaaatttaaGATAAGATCTTATATTCGTGTCTCGTTTTCGACTCACaaaggaaaaataataatttgtgtATTCTTTATTGATATTTAGATGTAACCACTCGAttttttttgattaaaaaacgAGGATCGAAATTAATTAATTCGGGAAAAAATGCTAACAAAATTGAGTTGCTTCCAAATCTGATTGGATGGATCCAATATCTGACTTTTTTGGGTGACGAGTTGACGTGGAAGAGCAACCGTCGCCGCAGGTAATTCTCTCGACTTTGGttattcattaagaaaacacactaaacaacaattaattatttaaatattcaaCAGCGATCAattagaaatatatatatttatatatatatatatatatgtgtgtgtgtgtgtgtgtatataaccCCAAAGTATCTCGTCTTTAATTAACATGCTAAAACAAACACTTTAGTTTAATTTCTTtgcaaaaaacttgtgtgaatcGATCtcgcgggtcgtattttgtgagacagatattttatttgggtcatccataaaaaattttattttttatactaatagtattactttttatttgaatatcggtatggttgatttatttcacaaataaatatttatgagaccgtctcacaagagatctacttaatttttttaaccACAGGATTTccgtatatatatacacacacatgaaaatttatatttttgatcATTTAACTTGCATTATTATCATATTATCGGTCAATTTATATTCTTATACAAGTAATGTGACATGAGAATTGCAAATCGCATGCATGTGCAAATTGTAACAaacatgttttattttaagaatTTCAAACTCATTTTTCAGATATTTCGAAAATCGCTTCCAGTGAAAAGacaactttattttttatttttatcgaaCTATTGGTATATTATCTATTTTTATTCTCAAAAATTGAATATGTATGAAATGTTTGCAAAACTACTCTAAATTAAGTTGTCTTATAAAATTAGACCAAAGAGATGATATATATCAACCAATACTATAAAATAAtagaaaaataaaactaaagTTACTCTTTTCATTGtccaaattaattttaaataaattgttaaattaattttagataaaaaaaatacaacttATTATACATAAAATCTGGCCTGACGAATATTAAATGGTAAAGTTCGAGGTTCGAAAAATTCTCTATTGATAATGTTTTGGAAACTCAAATCCACATcacgtttatatatatatatatatatatatatatatatatatatatatatatatatgaattgcttgttattttatttaatttgattcCGATCGAATTTTCTTGAGATTGTGGTGAAATTAAATAACGCATAAATCCAAAATTGAttctaaataatttatttttttatcctGAAAAAAATCGTTAGTCAAATAGGTTGCGTGACGGCAGAGAACCAAATGAAAACCATGCTATATTTGGAATTGTATTTCAATTTTCAACCACTGTCACTTTCTATTGCCAAAATAGAGTAATTTATTTGTTTGGATTATTCCATAACATTCGATTTTCCGAAGCATTTAGTTTCTACACGACGCAGAATTTCTCAAATATTGAATTTATGTCGATGGCTCACGTACAATCATCTGACACTAAAATCTTAAATTTGAGACGAGTTCTAGCTCATGTTAATTAATATTATCAATGCTTTTCTACTAGTGTCAAACTATAAATTGTCCCCTCGATAAATTATTCaaacttcatatatatatatatatatatatatatataatatatatatatatatatatatatatatatataattttcaattcaattttgttttcaaatacactaaaaaaattaattataagaGTTTGGAATTGACTATTGTTGAGCCGATTTAATCTTAATTAAAACATAGCAATTATAGGTTGCAATaagatttttataaattaatattcaataaattaataatatctctaacataatattttttcttgatCTCGATTTGGGCAGTGtgctaaattaataatttcgataaattaataaaattataatttttcggAAGATCGATGTATAAAACTATGATCCCTTCATATCATAAATTAATAATTCCAATTCTCCAGAACTACAAATGTGGGGGCCCGTGCtcctgattaatatttaattaccaaACAGCCGGATTTATTAATGTAAACAGCGAAAGCGATTAAAAAATTTCCattttgggcctacagaaatttcggcatgacctattCGTAAATAAGACATCCCAAAATTATCAAAACATTACAAACAACatttatatactcgaaataaaGTCACAACATCAATCCACAAACCTATAGCCGCACCggccaggactaaacacatgcagagccggcaaggctcgatcacacagctatcaattcaaaacatcgtaaaacaacagtacagctacacgaggcatctccccggtaaatgtatgactccatataatatacatatatatctggGAACTCTCAACCCTGACTCGACGACTGGGCACCTCTacctgacgctccaccagacgcgtcaaatccttctggataacctgctatggcatcaaaaac
This Primulina eburnea isolate SZY01 chromosome 2, ASM2296580v1, whole genome shotgun sequence DNA region includes the following protein-coding sequences:
- the LOC140824845 gene encoding probable WRKY transcription factor 9, whose product is MEIDLSLKLLDSQEQDIPISEVDESKLREAEDRHLQEGADKGFITDELSSLQKQMNRLKGENKKLKEAVERTLKDYSDLQSKFAIVQQNNQKKDPKLILSLNGNNNEDPNEDSNRSPRIVDIMSNQSILSSSREDDDAKESDELGLSLRIKVDSSKHEFGEEVERKGNREDNTGVRTTQGQVQSNSLPGIMSNINLPPNKRARVSVRARCESATMNDGCQWRKYGQKISKGNPCPRAYYRCTVSPGCPVRKQVQRCLEDMSILITTYEGTHNHPLPVGATAMASTASAAAASFMLLDPSNPFSDASVLSSPFNDQVHYQFPNLTNPHLINPSSPYNNPNLIRSMNNNFLDPNKGIVLDLTNNASSSNPMAQLGYSWMPKQGNFNGNTLMNQYFSNPNKLVDEMGSKTYEVANKSSLAENVSAIAADPKFRVAVAAAISSLINKESQAMSQSTPPDPLVHRHGDKSDGGSGSPKKNTWVLESSNTS